From Arachis hypogaea cultivar Tifrunner chromosome 3, arahy.Tifrunner.gnm2.J5K5, whole genome shotgun sequence:
GgaaattttattgagttaattaagCTTTTAGCTTTCTGTAATCAGAATGTTAATAATGTTGTCCTTGAAAATGCTCCTGGAAATGCTCAATATATATCTTCCGGTGTTCAAAAAGATATATTGCATATCTTTGCCAAGAAAGTACGTGCAACAATTCGAGAAGAAATTGGTGattctaaattttgtataattattgatGAAGCAAGAGATGAGTCAAAGCGAGAACAAATGTCTGTGGTTTTGGGATTTGTAGACAAGCACGGTTGTGTTCAAGAAAGATTTTTTGATCTTATACATGTTTCTTATACATGTTATTTGACATTGAAAACAGAAATTTCATCAGTTCATTCTCGTCATAATCTTGATGTCCAAAATCTTAGGGGACAAGGGTACGATGGAGCTAGTAATATGCGTGGTGAatggaatggattgcaagctctaTTCTTGAAAGATTGCCCTTTTGCTTATTACATTCATTGTCTTGCTCATCGATTACAATTAGCACTTGTTTCTGCAGCCAAAGAAGTTTGTTATGTTcatcaattcttttcaaaacttacactAATTGTGAATGTTGTGACTGTTTCTCCTAAACGTCATGATCAGTTAAGGGTTGCTCAAGCAAATAATGTTGCAAACTTAATTGCCAATGATCAAATTGTGATAGGTAGTGAACTTAATCAAATTGGTGCTTTGCAAAGTGCTGGAGATACCAGATGAGGGTCTCATTTGAATTCTGTACGTAGCTTGTTATGCATGTTTGATGCTACTTGTGAAGTTCTTGAAAAAAGCATCGAAGAAGGTAATTTCTCTACTCGTGGAGATGCTAGTGCTGCTTATGATGCTATCATATCCTTTGAATTTGTCTTTGTTTTGCATTTGATGAGAAATATTTTGGAAGGTAGTCATGATCTTTGTCAAGTTTTGCAACGAAAAAATCAAGACATATTGAATGCTTTAACTCTGGTTTCTACTACGAAGACTTTAATCCAAAAAATGAGATAATCAAGTTGGGAGGCTTTCCTAAAAGAAGTTATATTATTTTGTGAGAAACATGAAGTTGAAGTTCCTGATATGAATGCATTGCATATTCCTAGAAGAGGCCGAACTCGCAAAATTGTTGATCAAATTTCAGTGGAGTATCATTAccgtgttaatttattttttgctgtAATTGATACACAATTGCAAGAGTTTAATGGAAGATTCAATGATAATATGGTGGAATTGCTTACTTTAAGTTCAACTTTAGATCCCAGAGATAATTATAAGTTCTTCAGTGTCAACAAAGTATGTGAATTAGTAGAACGGTTTTATTCAGATGACTTCAGTGACCAAGAGAAATTTCACATTAGAATGCAAGTtcaacattatgaacttgatgttCCTAATCATGTTGAATTAACTAACTTGTGCACAATTTCAGAGTTATGTCAAGGATTAACGAAGACAGGAAAGTCTTTAACATATCTTTTGATTGATCGTTTGATTCGCTTGGTATTAACTCTTCCTGTTTCAATTGCTACAGCTGAGAGATCTTTTTCAGCTATAAATATTGTGAAGAATAGACTCAGAAACAAAATGGAAGatgaattgcttgctaattgtcttttgatttacattgagaagaagattgctgaaagatttgacacagattctattatcgatgaattttatgatataaagAATCGACGTGtaccacttcgttagtaaaaagtacacattttttttgtactttaaatatatattctctatGAGTTTAGTTTTGTAATACATCTTacattataatttatttgcatatattttttttatattatatatattattggccCCGCATGATCACATTTTTGGATCTGTCCCTGCATACAATAGAATAActatttaaagattttaaaacaCATAAGTGAGTAAACAAAGTGGTTAACATGTTACTTAACGTTTCAATTAAGTATGTTGTTAGGATCCCGCTAGGAGACAATAGACTATTTGTTCTCAAAAGTTTAAATTGATTTTGGAGTTTATCAaggatcaaactcttgacctttcgagtCTAACgctttaataccatgtcatgataccactcatcccaaaagcttcggCTGATAGGAAAAGGTAACGCTAATAGTTATATTTCTAATAttccataaacctccattgtacacattgtacaaatattccattggctcttcATACTTTCCCATGCTAATAGATAGAGGGATTAATTtgagtaaacttttaaaatttaaaagttcaatatgagccaattaaaaataaaaaagccaATTTAAGActgatttgaaaattaagaaattattttaaatattaactaaaaaaaaagtaagaaataACTCAAATGAGGCACAAAGGCAGCTTGAAAACTATAAATTAATTCAGATTTAATATTACATGTTAGTACATGTTACTGAATATCACTGTTCCCTTAAAGCAACTTCACTAACTAATTAAAAAGCCCAACCATGCAAGAAAATTACATGCATCATTATCCAATGACAACTACCAAATTTACGAATAAAAGACACTCAGCTTTGTTTTTCAACTCATAAAAAAAAGACACTAAGCTAGCTACACTAGACCTCCTTGCCATTCAAATTTTGAAGTTACAGCATAGctgtttacattttttttaatttgttcaaaTTCTAATATAATTCCATGTTATGTTGCATGTGATGTATTTTTCTGTCGTTGTTAGAGTTCCAGAGGGATAAACCTCTTCATACCATATATATGCCCCCAAGAAAGTTTAATAGCGACTATGAACAATATGCATCAATTCCATTTAGCTACATATCCTCCTGTCTTCACTGAAATTCGACCTGtgagaataaaataaatgagATTCAACTACTTATTATCTAAATTGCTGAATCCAATAAGAAATTGTTTTCTTAGCCTTTTTaatataatagataaaaaaatttgtgttatgtAAAATAATGTGCTGTAAGAAATTATGGGAACTAAAGATGTTATAAACCAACATCTGTCTCAACTGCCAATAGGGActtgattgcaaggaatatagATCAATGCATTTATGATTTAATAGAAACAATATTTCCTAACAACCAAACAAAAAGACAAATTAAAAACGTCTCTATCAGCCAATGAataatagttcaaatgacataatttttctatattcaattaaaaagttaaaatttgaatctCCTATCTTTAGTAGAAAAAAAAAACGCCACTCTCACATATTAAGATTGAAGCAGATTAGtagaaacaaaatatatataatataatataaaataaaataaaagagacagAACAGtagaattaaatttaataataaaataaaataaattatacatacTTTTTATGTTCTACTCAggatacttttaaattttaataggaGTACTTGTTCCACAAGTATATAAATGCATAGAGCATAATACTTATCTATTAAGAGATAAGAGAGAATACACattactaataaaatttttttatttttggctaacattttatattttaaatattaaattctaaattctaaatattaaatcattatttctaataatataagaataaaatattaattaaaaatattagttaatattgataaaaaatattaattttctaattttttttaaaataaagtaaGGTACAAATGGATTCAAATATCGTTGTCCAGCGTCTCAGATGTTTGGCTTCCACCCAAGGGACTCGGGTTCCATTCCGTGCTCCCCAGTAATGATGTATGCATAATTTTTAcgtatatttttcattttaatggtACAGATATTATTTCTTTGTAAGAGTAAACAATAAGTCAATAACAATTGATCTTGTTTACGATAATGACTAGTTATATACAAAATACAATACACCCTTAACTTTATCACCGTTTTCTTATAGGTTATATAAATCAAACACACAGTGTTATATTTTAACCATCACCATGAAAACAATTTTTCATACGTAAATAAAATAATCAGCGTACCATGTATGATGATCTTAATGAATTTTAGTCCTTGAAAATGGCCATTGCAATATACAACAAGGGTTGTAAGCAATCAGGGGTGAACTTCCTGGCGAAGAGGTAAGATTCAGAGAAATTTGATTCCCTCAATCGACTAATCAGTTCAACGGAAACCTCCTGGGGCTTATAAGAATAAGGGTGTCCACCTTTAGTCCCTGTCCAATTGACATGTGTCAACGTATAATTGGTGCAGCCCTCAGGATTCATCATTGACAACAATGTAGGAAAATAGTGTTCCTCTGGATAACACTCGTCCTTCTTGTAGCAAGGACTTCTAAATTTTCTCCACAACGCGCGGTCCCTCACGACCAGGAGCGCGTGGGGGCGCGTGAGCGTGAAAAACTGCGATCCAACTCGGAAGTCTTCGTACTTCACCTCCGGAAGCATCGCGAACCTGCCCCTCGCGATGTATCGGTTCCAGAGTCTCGGCGCGTGGGTGAGGATTTCGATGAAGCTCCGGTGAGTCTGAGTTGGTCGGGTCAACCCGGGCGAGTCGAACGTGGTGGAGAAAAAGAGGGAGCGGTAGACGTAGGGGAAGGAGTGGAGAGGGATGCAGTGCTGCGAGAGGAGTGCGAAGTACGCGTTCTCAGGGTCATCGAGGAGCGCGTGGGCGAGGAGACGGCGTGTGGCGGATATTAAGGTTGGCGAGGCGCGTGCAGTTTTCTTGGAAGGGATGAAACGGTTCTTGAAAACTCCCTCGACGGGGCGCGTGAGGTTCACGGAAGGGTCTTTGTGGATGTAGATGTTATATAGGTTGGTGGGTTGGTCGTGGAAAAAGAGGTTCCATATAGGGGCAAAGTGGAGGTCGGTGTTGGTGAGGAAGAGGAATGCGATCTTGGGCTTTGGTTTGGTTTGATAGGAGAATTGGAAGATTCTAGAAGGTTTGTGTTGGGGTGGCGCGTGGTGGTGGAACGTGGAAGCGAGCGTGAAGAGGGAGAGGTCGTCAAGTTCGTCTTGTGGGGAGAAtgggagatggaggtggctttgggTTAATACTGTAGGCCCAAGAATGACGATCACAGGAAGGGAGAGTAGGATAGAAAATGCAAGAACCAATGCTGTGTGTGGCAACATTTGAATCTCAAAATATGATCATAGAAATAAGTTTGCTGGGTTTGTGTAACAATGGAAAAGATTGGTTTTTTTGGTGGTTTATGATTATGGCATGTTTATGTTTGGATTGGAGGGAGGTACTTGAGTCGATGGAAGAAGGGATATAGGGAGGATATGACATATTGATGTCAATGGAATATTggtcatagaagttttggagccaAAATTAgtatgtttgtgtgtttttagTAACTTGAACCAAATTTAAGTAGGCTTTGGTGtgtgtttgataaattttttccccctttctttttcttggcCGTTTAATGTTTTACAACTGAAGTTGGTTACTTGTTCCTCTTTTTCTATGGCAAATATAGTATccttttggctttttctcttgTTAACCATAGAGGAGTTAGAGGTGCATCGGTTGATTTTCCTTAACATTGGTTGGGGATTTTAGTTGAGATACCACTTcgttagttaaaaaaatattggtttcttaacaaaattgaattaattattacTCATTGTTGAATTATCTAATTAATGTTCTTATGAAAGCCTTCGTCTATATTATGTGAGCGGGAGATTAATTCTCTTGGCCAATTTTATGTGCGGACAATAAGGAAAGGAAGTTATAAAAACACGCATGTAAGCTACTAAGGTTCATACCTAAGAGCCAACCACATGAGCACGTGGCAATTGGCAAATAATGATACAAATTCTcatcattgaagaaaaatatGAGATAATTTTGTTTTCTCTTGTATCTTTTGAGTCAAGTGCTATGATACATGAATATTCATACAGGTACGAGATATGACATGAATAtccataaattttaaatttttatataatatatatatataatataaaatatttttttatgttatgataatattttaatattttattaatattataatataaattaattttttaatattttttaattatataaaataattaaaatatttttattttaataaataatatatattatttttaaatttattttaaaaatatatattaaaaataaaattaatcacgtaataaaatttaaatatgtcaaaatatatttaaaaaataaattttttattttttattaaaatataattagatacaggaaaaaaaaattcatatcagATTAGTATTGTGTCCAAAGAAACTTCCAATTCTAAGTTACACACACCATACCCAATACACACatgatatcttttttttttttttttatcaaatttgcaCTATATGAAATTTAAACCCAAGACCTCTTGATAAAAAAAGGATCATATACCACTTGAGTTAAGGCTTATTTGCAATAAGTGATTGTTCAGAACTTTCATCTTTATCTCTGATTAGAGAtgtcaatttaaattccaattctAGGGTTGGCCTTAGGCCCTTTAGGTTTTTTTTCCAACCCACAATCCTAAAGTATATCAAGAAAAACACGCTAAATAGACCCTAAAAATAATTGGGCCCGGGTCAACCCTAAAGCCCAAAATCAATCAAAAGCCTAAATTACTAAAAAGAAAGAACCCTAATTATAAACTCCATCTCTCTTCTCCGCTGCCGTCGCACTCATCTCTCAGCCGCCACCGCCGTGACGCCTCAAACGGCTCCAGATGCTGTCGTCGCATCTTCCTTTTCTCTTTGTTCCAGCGTCGCATTTTCATCTTCTCCTCTTCTCC
This genomic window contains:
- the LOC112773070 gene encoding uncharacterized protein; protein product: MDKVLDRHSDETIANNRLKLNTSINAIRWLEFQTCAFRGDNESPESLNRGNFIELIKLLAFCNQNVNNVVLENAPGNAQYISSGVQKDILHIFAKKVRATIREEIGDSKFCIIIDEARDESKREQMSVVLGFVDKHGCVQERFFDLIHVSYTCYLTLKTEISSVHSRHNLDVQNLRGQGYDGASNMRGEWNGLQALFLKDCPFAYYIHCLAHRLQLALVSAAKEVCYVHQFFSKLTLIVNVVTVSPKRHDQLRVAQANNVANLIANDQIVIGSELNQIGALQSAGDTR
- the LOC112789554 gene encoding glycosyltransferase BC10, encoding MLPHTALVLAFSILLSLPVIVILGPTVLTQSHLHLPFSPQDELDDLSLFTLASTFHHHAPPQHKPSRIFQFSYQTKPKPKIAFLFLTNTDLHFAPIWNLFFHDQPTNLYNIYIHKDPSVNLTRPVEGVFKNRFIPSKKTARASPTLISATRRLLAHALLDDPENAYFALLSQHCIPLHSFPYVYRSLFFSTTFDSPGLTRPTQTHRSFIEILTHAPRLWNRYIARGRFAMLPEVKYEDFRVGSQFFTLTRPHALLVVRDRALWRKFRSPCYKKDECYPEEHYFPTLLSMMNPEGCTNYTLTHVNWTGTKGGHPYSYKPQEVSVELISRLRESNFSESYLFARKFTPDCLQPLLYIAMAIFKD